Proteins from a single region of Streptomyces griseiscabiei:
- a CDS encoding MFS transporter, translating into MTAEALPMPRPAFGRRQVHAVAACYFVASFAALGLPPYFTEILPELGDRTARWAGVLYVVPTVFSALAAPLWGRLADRFGRKRLLLRAQLGLAVSFVLAGWADSLTMFTAALVLQGILGGTFAASNGYLGAALEGPSLSKALTLMQGSARAALVLAPIVVGALSPWLSPHRQYALLALLPLAAALLLAALPEPAEAAAPDAADVERTGPADLAPGAALRRLYALEFAFVFSTVISFPYLISLVEERLPGASAALSGLLFALPHLCYLVTAMAVHRATATRPRPAIALGFALIALGLAGHGVADTLPALVAVRLLLGLGLTLGMVGLSVLAADCARGRAPGGMFGSLEFFSKAGAVAAGVTAAAGSARFGPAAPVLIGGGIAALSVLATLLPPHPRTRWSH; encoded by the coding sequence ATGACCGCCGAGGCGCTCCCGATGCCGCGCCCCGCCTTCGGCCGCCGCCAGGTGCACGCCGTGGCCGCCTGCTACTTCGTGGCCTCGTTCGCCGCGCTGGGGCTGCCGCCGTACTTCACGGAGATCCTGCCCGAACTGGGCGACCGCACCGCCCGCTGGGCCGGTGTCCTGTACGTGGTGCCCACGGTGTTCAGCGCGCTCGCGGCGCCGCTGTGGGGGCGGCTCGCCGACCGCTTCGGACGAAAACGGCTGCTGCTGCGGGCCCAGTTGGGCCTGGCCGTCTCCTTCGTCCTGGCGGGCTGGGCCGACTCGCTCACCATGTTCACCGCGGCGCTGGTGCTCCAGGGCATCCTGGGCGGCACGTTCGCGGCCTCCAACGGCTATCTGGGCGCCGCCCTGGAAGGGCCGAGTCTGTCGAAGGCGCTGACCCTCATGCAGGGCAGCGCACGGGCCGCCCTCGTCCTCGCGCCGATCGTCGTCGGCGCGCTGTCCCCGTGGCTGTCCCCGCACCGGCAGTACGCCCTCCTGGCGCTGCTCCCGCTGGCCGCCGCCCTGCTGCTGGCCGCCCTGCCCGAACCGGCCGAGGCCGCCGCGCCGGACGCGGCGGACGTGGAGCGGACGGGCCCGGCCGACCTCGCCCCCGGGGCCGCTCTGCGCAGGCTCTACGCACTGGAGTTCGCCTTCGTGTTCTCCACCGTCATCTCCTTCCCCTATCTGATCTCCCTGGTCGAGGAGCGCCTCCCCGGAGCCTCCGCCGCGCTCTCCGGGCTGCTGTTCGCCCTGCCGCACCTCTGCTACCTGGTCACGGCGATGGCGGTCCACCGGGCGACGGCGACACGCCCCCGGCCCGCCATAGCCCTCGGCTTCGCGCTGATCGCCCTCGGCCTCGCCGGGCACGGTGTCGCCGACACCCTGCCCGCGCTCGTCGCCGTACGGCTGCTGCTCGGCCTCGGTCTCACCCTCGGCATGGTCGGCCTGTCGGTCCTGGCCGCCGACTGCGCCCGGGGCCGGGCTCCCGGCGGGATGTTCGGTTCCCTGGAGTTCTTCTCCAAGGCGGGCGCCGTCGCCGCCGGGGTGACCGCCGCCGCGGGCAGTGCCCGGTTCGGTCCCGCCGCGCCGGTGCTGATAGGCGGCGGCATAGCCGCCCTCTCCGTCCTCGCGACCCTCCTGCCCCCACATCCGCGTACCCGCTGGAGCCACTGA
- a CDS encoding IucA/IucC family protein, with translation MPPLTDSLGTTRHPLADATTGGALPTADDAVAHTLLNCLLREVSGPERQTAVIDGHLLLRLPRRGRLLRVALRRTSLLGAHRFTGPVHEQSDAGWRALDWRRLAEYTHDELSLRTGVRNDEFLHQIDSSHRTLAVALADRADRADGARAAHGRPDYLASEQSLLFGHRFHPTPKARTGDADAWQSYAPEAGARFQLRCLAVRDHLITEDSAEPGATAVLDRERGDVPEGYRLLPAHPWQYEMLREHRLLREALGRGDILDLGPDGREYAATASVRTLFDGDAFLKFSLNVRITNCLRKNASYELAGAVALTRVLAPALTDLETRFPGSAMLREPAYRSLAVPGPDGAPDRALLEGFGVIVREGLSRRLLPGTTPLLAAAVADEYPTSAAHISRLLDGRGPETALSWWKAYLRLLLPPVLSAYFDHGLVLEPHLQNVLICVDSDGMPAQVLFRDLEGAKLVPDHHTDTLAALPPEVAGPMSYDARRGWDRVVYCLLVNHVAELLAALADLHPETEADLWAAVRATLRDYADEEGCPPRLSALLAGVPLPAKTNLLTRWERKADREAGYVRLSSPLAEDVLRWGAR, from the coding sequence ATGCCCCCGCTCACCGACTCGCTCGGTACCACCCGCCACCCCCTCGCCGACGCGACGACCGGCGGTGCCCTCCCCACCGCCGACGACGCCGTCGCCCACACCCTCCTCAACTGCCTGCTGCGAGAGGTGTCCGGCCCCGAGCGCCAGACCGCCGTCATCGACGGCCACCTCCTGCTCCGCCTGCCCCGCCGCGGCCGACTCCTCCGTGTGGCGCTGCGCCGTACGTCCCTGCTGGGCGCCCACCGCTTCACCGGTCCCGTCCACGAGCAGTCCGACGCCGGCTGGCGCGCCCTGGACTGGCGCCGCCTCGCCGAGTACACCCACGACGAACTGTCGCTGCGCACCGGCGTCCGCAACGACGAGTTCCTGCACCAGATCGACTCCAGTCACCGCACCCTCGCCGTCGCGCTCGCCGACCGCGCGGACCGCGCCGACGGAGCCCGCGCGGCGCACGGGCGCCCGGACTACCTCGCCTCCGAGCAGTCCCTCCTCTTCGGCCATCGCTTCCACCCCACCCCCAAGGCCCGCACGGGCGACGCGGACGCCTGGCAGTCGTACGCCCCCGAGGCCGGCGCCCGCTTCCAGCTGCGCTGTCTCGCCGTCCGCGACCACCTGATCACCGAGGACAGTGCCGAGCCGGGCGCCACCGCCGTGCTCGACCGGGAACGCGGCGACGTCCCCGAGGGGTACCGGCTGCTGCCCGCCCACCCCTGGCAGTACGAGATGCTCCGCGAACACCGGCTGCTGCGCGAGGCGCTGGGCCGCGGCGACATCCTCGACCTCGGTCCCGACGGCCGGGAGTACGCGGCCACCGCCTCCGTCCGCACCCTCTTCGACGGCGACGCCTTCCTGAAGTTCAGCCTCAACGTCCGCATCACCAACTGCCTCCGGAAGAACGCCAGTTACGAACTCGCCGGTGCCGTCGCCCTCACCCGGGTCCTCGCCCCCGCCCTGACCGACCTGGAGACCCGCTTCCCCGGCAGCGCGATGCTCCGCGAACCCGCCTACCGCAGCCTCGCCGTCCCCGGCCCCGACGGCGCCCCCGACCGGGCTCTCCTCGAAGGCTTCGGGGTGATCGTCCGCGAGGGCCTGTCCCGGCGGCTGCTGCCCGGCACCACCCCGCTGCTCGCCGCCGCCGTCGCCGACGAGTACCCGACCAGCGCGGCCCACATCTCCCGCCTCCTCGACGGGAGGGGCCCCGAGACCGCCCTGAGCTGGTGGAAGGCCTATCTGCGCCTCCTCCTCCCGCCCGTCCTGTCGGCCTACTTCGACCACGGCCTCGTCCTGGAACCCCACCTCCAGAACGTCCTGATCTGCGTCGACAGCGACGGCATGCCCGCCCAGGTGCTCTTCCGCGACCTGGAGGGCGCCAAGCTCGTCCCCGACCACCACACCGACACCCTCGCCGCCCTCCCGCCCGAGGTCGCCGGACCGATGTCGTACGACGCCCGGCGCGGCTGGGACCGGGTCGTGTACTGCCTGCTCGTCAACCACGTCGCCGAGCTGCTCGCCGCCCTCGCCGACCTGCACCCCGAGACCGAGGCCGACCTGTGGGCGGCCGTCCGCGCGACCCTCCGGGACTACGCCGACGAGGAGGGCTGCCCGCCCCGCCTCTCCGCCCTGCTCGCAGGCGTCCCCCTGCCCGCCAAGACCAATCTCCTCACCCGCTGGGAGCGCAAGGCCGACCGCGAGGCGGGCTATGTCCGTCTGTCCTCCCCCCTCGCCGAGGACGTCCTGCGCTGGGGCGCCCGATGA